The Nocardioides pantholopis genome window below encodes:
- a CDS encoding helix-turn-helix domain-containing protein, with amino-acid sequence MTLIADERRPEGRPGANHGAAPRDGGFDAVATLINRNIAALVGGRDELVERIVAEAITAFFAEPGSPRRAAGRVAPLLWELGERHVARGLPSDTLDSGFAHARAAAQRGFQFVVKLPGTGDQALREDLTAFVQLLHRQASGAWERGHTLLHGDTDRRELLGTTLLRAGSRTPTGRLLRRRGLDPDAEYVLVVSAAGEIPDAVFDDPAVLGGVTRREILLPAGAVVPDLGRHAPRQVVIGPVAPLRSVGRTADPVRRGAQLLGEGRAYDERAVVPCEDLLSVLVTDGLPGLSDLLAAKHLTSMEQLSSKRRVAEGELLLRWLELGQPLNQVARSLDVPPQTAHSRLKHLRGLFGDALDDPTQRLELIVALQATLPRWRREAL; translated from the coding sequence GGACGAGCGTCGGCCTGAAGGAAGGCCCGGAGCGAACCACGGCGCAGCCCCGCGCGACGGCGGCTTCGACGCCGTGGCGACCCTCATCAACCGCAACATCGCCGCGCTCGTGGGCGGCCGGGACGAGCTCGTCGAGCGGATCGTCGCCGAGGCCATCACGGCGTTCTTCGCCGAGCCGGGCTCGCCGCGTCGTGCCGCCGGGCGGGTCGCGCCGCTGCTGTGGGAGCTCGGGGAGCGCCACGTGGCCCGCGGTCTGCCGAGCGACACCCTCGACAGCGGGTTCGCGCATGCCCGGGCGGCGGCCCAGCGCGGGTTCCAGTTCGTGGTGAAGCTGCCGGGGACCGGCGACCAGGCCCTGCGCGAGGACCTGACCGCTTTCGTCCAGCTGCTCCACCGGCAGGCGAGCGGCGCGTGGGAGCGCGGACACACGCTGCTGCACGGCGACACCGACCGTCGCGAGCTCCTGGGCACGACCCTGCTCCGCGCCGGGTCCCGGACGCCGACCGGCCGCCTGCTCCGTCGCCGCGGCCTGGACCCCGACGCCGAGTACGTGCTGGTGGTCTCGGCGGCCGGGGAGATCCCGGACGCGGTCTTCGACGACCCTGCGGTGCTGGGCGGGGTGACCCGCCGCGAGATCCTGCTGCCGGCCGGCGCGGTCGTCCCCGACCTGGGACGCCACGCCCCGCGGCAGGTCGTGATCGGCCCGGTGGCCCCGCTGCGCTCCGTCGGCAGGACCGCTGACCCGGTGCGCCGGGGCGCCCAGCTGCTCGGCGAGGGCCGGGCGTACGACGAGCGCGCGGTCGTCCCGTGCGAGGACCTGCTCTCGGTGCTGGTCACCGACGGGCTGCCAGGGCTGAGCGACCTGCTGGCCGCCAAGCACCTGACGTCGATGGAGCAGCTGAGCAGCAAGCGCCGGGTCGCCGAGGGCGAGCTGCTGCTGCGCTGGCTGGAGCTCGGCCAGCCGCTCAACCAGGTCGCCCGTTCCCTCGACGTACCGCCGCAGACCGCGCACAGCCGGCTCAAGCACCTCCGCGGTCTCTTCGGCGACGCCCTCGACGACCCCACCCAGCGCCTGGAGCTGATCGTCGCCCTCCAGGCCACCCTCCCCCGCTGGCGCCGCGAGGCCCTCTGA
- a CDS encoding GIY-YIG nuclease family protein: MPHTYMLECADGSFYVGSTRDLERRVWEHQEGLGAAYTRRRRPVRLVWCEEYARIDEAFAREKRIQNWSRAKRLALIEQRYDALPALAERHARRRRREGGLDTPSPGGSDGSTT, translated from the coding sequence ATGCCCCACACCTACATGCTCGAGTGCGCGGACGGCTCGTTCTACGTCGGCAGCACGCGCGACCTCGAGCGTCGGGTCTGGGAGCACCAGGAAGGGCTCGGTGCGGCGTACACCCGTCGCCGGCGACCGGTCCGCCTCGTGTGGTGTGAGGAGTACGCCCGCATCGACGAGGCCTTCGCGCGGGAGAAGCGGATCCAGAACTGGAGCCGGGCGAAGCGGTTGGCGCTGATCGAGCAGCGGTACGACGCGCTGCCCGCACTGGCCGAGAGGCACGCCCGGCGCCGACGTCGGGAAGGTGGTCTCGACACGCCCTCGCCTGGCGGCTCGGACGGCTCGACCACCTGA
- a CDS encoding Ig-like domain repeat protein, which translates to MTSTRRKTAAGAVVVGLIAGALGASPASAVPGLSDAGAIQVWGQTPASYPVTTANGPWRTAVSQAAGGNIFAIRGDGTLQRVAGSATDVNIPAAVAGQQVVSVDQYGNSAAGVVLASGSLYLWGARGFPTGETSVATLGAPAVQVATGSNLAFARLSDGRLGMRSAFGTGYELVGDPVTGAPLTGVVDVEAAATAGYALLADGRVVHINTSGVTTVAPADADPIIDIDMGVGVTRAGVVKRFTQVADSAVVDPNTPDELAGAPVEQIANVSLGTSITAVRTDTGQVVVWQGEGAVAEAWQVPAGIQGKVVDLTGGSNFQAIVGEPLPPVTVTTPASITGTPEVGQTLTGTPATFAGEPGTVVNQWLADGAEIAGATGNTLALTEAHLGKTITLRSTATRGSDTPVVSVSAPVGPVTTASTPVKVASTTTVAIAPASAAYGTARTLTVSVTKAGGTPTGTVAVTVGGASSSLPLNAGSASLTVPATLAVGTHAVSASYAGDATTNPSAGSASVAVTKAASRSKVTAVKVKKKGKKVTVQMKVTAPAGVRPSGKIAVVIKRGAKKVAKKSVSVNAKGVASFTAKKLTKKGKYKVTASYGGSATLAASKATKAFKV; encoded by the coding sequence ATGACCTCAACGCGGAGGAAGACCGCGGCCGGTGCCGTGGTCGTCGGACTGATCGCCGGGGCGCTGGGCGCCTCGCCGGCCTCGGCGGTGCCGGGGCTGAGCGACGCCGGAGCGATCCAGGTCTGGGGCCAGACCCCGGCGTCGTACCCGGTCACGACGGCCAACGGCCCGTGGCGGACGGCCGTCTCGCAGGCGGCCGGGGGGAACATCTTCGCGATCCGTGGCGACGGGACGCTTCAGCGCGTGGCCGGATCTGCGACTGACGTGAACATCCCGGCTGCCGTCGCGGGCCAGCAGGTGGTCTCGGTCGACCAGTACGGCAACTCCGCCGCGGGCGTCGTGCTGGCCAGCGGCTCGCTCTACCTGTGGGGCGCTCGTGGGTTCCCCACCGGGGAGACCAGCGTCGCCACGCTCGGGGCCCCGGCCGTCCAGGTCGCGACCGGCAGCAACCTGGCCTTCGCCCGACTCAGCGACGGTCGGCTCGGGATGCGGTCGGCCTTCGGCACCGGTTACGAGCTCGTGGGGGACCCAGTCACCGGCGCGCCGCTCACCGGCGTGGTCGACGTCGAGGCAGCGGCCACCGCCGGCTACGCCCTGCTCGCCGACGGCCGGGTCGTCCACATCAACACCAGCGGGGTGACCACGGTCGCCCCGGCGGACGCGGACCCGATCATCGACATCGACATGGGCGTCGGCGTGACCCGGGCGGGGGTCGTCAAGCGGTTCACCCAGGTGGCGGACTCGGCGGTCGTGGACCCGAACACCCCTGACGAGCTCGCCGGCGCACCGGTCGAGCAGATCGCGAACGTGTCTCTCGGGACCAGCATCACCGCGGTCCGCACCGACACCGGTCAGGTCGTCGTCTGGCAGGGGGAGGGCGCGGTCGCGGAGGCCTGGCAGGTGCCGGCCGGCATCCAGGGCAAGGTGGTCGACCTGACCGGAGGCAGCAACTTCCAGGCGATCGTGGGCGAGCCGCTGCCGCCGGTCACGGTGACCACCCCGGCCTCGATCACCGGCACCCCGGAGGTCGGGCAGACCCTCACCGGCACCCCGGCGACGTTCGCCGGCGAGCCGGGGACCGTCGTGAACCAGTGGCTCGCCGACGGCGCCGAGATCGCGGGCGCGACCGGCAACACCCTGGCGCTGACCGAGGCGCACCTGGGCAAGACGATCACGCTCCGCTCCACCGCCACCCGCGGCTCCGACACGCCCGTCGTCTCCGTCTCCGCGCCGGTCGGCCCGGTCACGACGGCCTCGACGCCGGTGAAGGTGGCCTCGACCACCACCGTCGCGATCGCCCCGGCCTCCGCGGCGTACGGCACGGCGCGGACGCTGACCGTGTCCGTCACCAAGGCGGGCGGGACCCCGACCGGCACCGTTGCGGTCACGGTGGGCGGCGCCAGCTCGAGCCTGCCGCTCAACGCCGGCAGTGCGTCCCTCACCGTGCCCGCCACCCTGGCGGTCGGCACCCACGCGGTGAGCGCCTCCTACGCCGGTGACGCGACGACGAACCCCTCGGCCGGCAGCGCCTCGGTCGCGGTCACCAAGGCCGCGTCGCGGAGCAAGGTGACAGCGGTCAAGGTCAAGAAGAAGGGCAAGAAGGTCACCGTGCAGATGAAGGTGACCGCTCCCGCCGGGGTGCGGCCGTCGGGCAAGATCGCGGTCGTGATCAAGCGCGGCGCGAAGAAGGTCGCGAAGAAGTCCGTGAGCGTCAACGCCAAGGGCGTCGCCAGCTTCACCGCCAAGAAGCTCACCAAGAAGGGCAAGTACAAGGTCACCGCGAGCTACGGCGGGTCGGCGACCCTCGCAGCCAGCAAGGCCACCAAGGCCTTCAAGGTCTGA
- a CDS encoding helix-turn-helix domain-containing protein, with the protein MTELRDDQPAVRLPAALVDRFRPAIPDLATRVTERVQHDVPDYSGPATGRRHRLISMAVSAAIHHFLKLAQGQSPSGQPVDDLFRRMGYGQASEGRDLAPLRSALRVATRECWAEMRRLTSRESLSAADLGQLGDLLFDYVDHLGQQVAAGYARAERTLGHDVGQARARLLDQLLAGAGAAEVTAAADAADWPVPAELVVMSVSFHRELPPVDLPDGVLVRDEESPAAVVCDAAEADGVARRLHASAPGLRVALSWPVPVDEAAAAHRWSIRALELVDRGVIAPDPVVSCRDHATQLWLHAEPEVRRALCQDLLQPLLAETPNSREILSETLLAWLESRDSAPAIAARLDVHPQTVRYRWKRINELFGESLHDPEFVVQVTMLLKASVPLWKAGDQSDFERFRATRRR; encoded by the coding sequence ATGACCGAGCTGCGCGACGACCAGCCGGCCGTCCGGCTGCCGGCTGCCCTCGTCGACCGGTTCCGTCCCGCCATCCCGGACCTCGCCACCCGCGTCACCGAGCGGGTCCAGCACGACGTGCCCGACTACTCCGGGCCCGCGACCGGCCGCCGGCACCGCCTGATCTCGATGGCGGTCTCTGCGGCGATCCACCACTTCCTCAAGCTCGCCCAGGGCCAGTCGCCCTCCGGCCAGCCGGTCGACGACCTGTTCCGGCGGATGGGCTACGGACAGGCGTCCGAGGGCCGCGACCTCGCCCCGCTCCGGTCCGCGCTGCGCGTCGCGACCCGCGAGTGCTGGGCGGAGATGCGTCGGCTCACGAGCCGCGAGAGCCTGTCCGCCGCGGACCTCGGCCAGCTCGGCGACCTGCTCTTCGACTACGTCGACCACCTCGGGCAGCAGGTGGCCGCCGGCTACGCCCGCGCCGAGCGGACGCTGGGCCACGACGTCGGCCAGGCCCGGGCGCGGCTGCTGGACCAGCTGCTGGCCGGTGCGGGCGCCGCCGAGGTCACCGCCGCCGCGGACGCAGCCGACTGGCCGGTGCCCGCCGAGCTGGTGGTGATGAGCGTGAGCTTCCACCGCGAGCTGCCTCCGGTCGACCTGCCGGACGGCGTCCTGGTCCGCGACGAGGAGAGCCCGGCCGCCGTGGTCTGCGACGCCGCCGAGGCCGACGGTGTCGCCCGGCGGCTGCACGCCAGCGCACCCGGACTGCGGGTCGCGCTGAGCTGGCCGGTGCCGGTCGACGAGGCGGCGGCCGCCCACCGCTGGAGCATCCGGGCGCTCGAGCTCGTCGACCGCGGCGTGATCGCCCCCGACCCGGTGGTCAGCTGCCGCGACCACGCCACCCAGCTGTGGCTGCACGCCGAGCCGGAGGTGCGGCGGGCCCTGTGCCAGGACCTGCTGCAGCCGCTGCTCGCCGAGACCCCGAACTCCCGGGAGATCCTCTCCGAGACCCTGCTGGCCTGGCTGGAGTCGCGCGACAGCGCCCCCGCCATCGCCGCCCGGCTCGACGTACACCCCCAGACCGTGCGGTACCGCTGGAAGCGGATCAACGAGCTGTTCGGGGAATCGCTGCACGACCCGGAGTTCGTCGTCCAGGTCACGATGCTGCTCAAGGCCAGCGTGCCGCTGTGGAAGGCCGGGGACCAGTCCGACTTCGAGCGCTTCCGGGCGACCCGACGCCGATGA
- a CDS encoding HAD family hydrolase produces MTAQLAPALVAVLTLALAVALAAYVAAPALAHALARRRGRASGVSLPARAALAAAPHVDVLVVDAAAVTTGRLRVVDVAPARAGDERNLRWFAGALGHGAEDPVSRALARSSPRGHLSEVSRHDGLGLCGSVDRHPVRVGQPAWLGDADPGGTGSTVAVEVDGRLLGRITLAAEPRPDAGATLTALAGRGIEPVLVSSGPAADLERLAGEVGAARCVHLPGPDGLSALVSGLRAESRVVAVAGPDCGADLRLTDAGPDPGAVVLDELDIASVAAALDLARSVHRTARLLRRVALAVAVLGLVGLVAVGFLDRL; encoded by the coding sequence ATGACCGCACAGCTGGCCCCGGCGCTGGTCGCCGTGCTGACCCTGGCGCTGGCCGTCGCCCTCGCGGCGTACGTCGCGGCGCCGGCGCTCGCGCACGCCCTGGCTCGGCGCCGGGGTCGGGCTTCCGGCGTCTCGCTGCCCGCGCGGGCCGCTCTGGCCGCGGCACCGCACGTCGACGTGCTGGTCGTCGACGCCGCGGCGGTCACCACCGGGCGGCTCCGGGTGGTCGACGTCGCGCCGGCGCGCGCCGGGGACGAGCGGAACCTGCGCTGGTTCGCCGGCGCGCTGGGGCACGGCGCCGAGGACCCGGTCTCGCGGGCGCTGGCCCGCAGCTCGCCGCGCGGTCACCTCAGCGAGGTGAGCCGGCACGACGGCCTCGGCCTGTGCGGCTCGGTGGACCGGCACCCCGTGCGGGTCGGCCAGCCGGCCTGGCTCGGTGACGCCGATCCTGGCGGGACCGGCAGCACCGTCGCCGTCGAGGTCGACGGCCGGCTGCTCGGCCGGATCACGCTCGCCGCCGAGCCCCGCCCCGATGCCGGCGCCACCCTCACGGCCCTGGCCGGGCGCGGGATCGAGCCGGTGCTGGTCTCGAGCGGGCCCGCCGCGGACCTGGAGCGGCTCGCCGGCGAGGTCGGCGCGGCGCGCTGCGTCCACCTCCCCGGACCCGACGGCCTGTCCGCCCTGGTCTCCGGACTGCGGGCCGAGAGCCGGGTGGTCGCCGTCGCCGGCCCCGACTGCGGTGCCGACCTGCGGCTCACCGATGCCGGCCCCGACCCGGGCGCCGTGGTCCTCGACGAGCTCGACATCGCCTCGGTCGCCGCCGCCCTCGACCTCGCCCGGTCCGTCCACCGCACCGCCCGGCTGCTCCGGCGGGTGGCGCTCGCCGTCGCCGTGCTCGGCCTCGTGGGGCTGGTAGCGGTCGGGTTCCTCGACCGGCTGTAA
- a CDS encoding MoaD/ThiS family protein: MSVSVRIPTILRTYTGGESEVTASGATLADVIDDLESNHAGIKARVLDDNGRLRRFVNVYVGNEDVRFLDDLATPTPDGTQVSVIPAVAGGC; encoded by the coding sequence ATGAGCGTCTCCGTCCGGATCCCGACCATCCTGCGCACCTACACCGGTGGCGAGTCCGAGGTCACCGCCTCGGGCGCCACGCTCGCCGACGTGATCGACGACCTGGAGTCGAACCACGCCGGGATCAAGGCGCGCGTCCTCGACGACAACGGCCGGCTGCGCCGCTTCGTCAACGTCTACGTCGGCAACGAGGACGTCCGCTTCCTCGACGACCTGGCCACCCCCACCCCGGACGGCACCCAGGTCTCGGTCATCCCCGCCGTCGCGGGCGGCTGCTGA
- the thrC gene encoding threonine synthase — MSAVVAEQASTPGTPGTTDSTSGTPRLREGAFGNATSLACRECGHEVALGPHYACPECFGPLEIAYDFPAVTREEIEAGPANIWRYKALLPVPTDIETSPNMEPGFTRLLKADNLGRTLGIDNLWVKDDSTNPTNSFKDRVVACALSAAREFGSKVFACPSTGNLANAVAAAGARAGIKTVVFIPSNLEQPKQVNSAVYTDSLVAVNGNYDDVNKLASEIAGEEDGWAFVNVNVRPYYAEGSKTLGYEIAEQLGWRLPDQVVIPVASGSQLTKVHKAFQELIKLGLVEEKPYKVYGAQATGCSPVSVAYKDGVDAIRPVKPDTIAKSLAIGNPADGIYVLDICRETGGAIEDISDDEVREAIVLLARTEGIFTETAGGTTVGVLKKLVETGQLDTSLETVVINTGHGLKTLDAVSGSVGPVATIDPSYAAFVATGLA, encoded by the coding sequence ATGAGCGCTGTCGTCGCCGAGCAGGCATCCACCCCGGGCACCCCGGGCACCACCGACTCGACCTCGGGCACCCCCAGGCTCCGCGAGGGCGCCTTCGGGAACGCCACCTCACTGGCCTGTCGCGAGTGCGGCCACGAGGTCGCCCTGGGTCCGCACTACGCGTGTCCGGAGTGCTTCGGCCCCCTGGAGATCGCCTACGACTTCCCGGCCGTGACCCGCGAGGAGATCGAGGCCGGCCCCGCGAACATCTGGCGCTACAAGGCGCTGCTGCCGGTCCCGACCGACATCGAGACCAGCCCGAACATGGAGCCCGGCTTCACCCGGCTGCTCAAGGCCGACAACCTCGGCCGGACCCTCGGCATCGACAACCTGTGGGTCAAGGACGACAGCACCAACCCCACGAACTCCTTCAAGGACCGGGTCGTCGCCTGCGCGCTGAGCGCGGCCCGGGAGTTCGGCAGCAAGGTCTTCGCCTGCCCCTCGACCGGCAACCTCGCGAACGCCGTGGCCGCCGCCGGCGCCCGCGCCGGGATCAAGACGGTGGTCTTCATCCCCAGCAACCTCGAGCAGCCCAAGCAGGTCAACTCGGCTGTCTACACCGACTCGCTGGTCGCCGTGAACGGCAACTACGACGACGTCAACAAGCTCGCCAGCGAGATCGCGGGCGAGGAGGACGGCTGGGCGTTCGTGAACGTCAACGTCCGCCCGTACTACGCCGAGGGCTCCAAGACCCTCGGCTACGAGATCGCCGAGCAGCTCGGCTGGCGGCTGCCCGACCAGGTCGTCATCCCGGTCGCGTCCGGCTCCCAGCTGACCAAGGTGCACAAGGCCTTCCAGGAGCTGATCAAGCTCGGCCTGGTCGAGGAGAAGCCCTACAAGGTGTACGGCGCGCAGGCCACCGGCTGCTCCCCGGTCTCGGTCGCCTACAAGGACGGCGTCGACGCGATCCGCCCGGTCAAGCCGGACACGATCGCCAAGAGCCTCGCGATCGGCAACCCCGCGGACGGCATCTACGTGCTCGACATCTGCCGGGAGACCGGCGGCGCCATCGAGGACATCAGCGACGACGAGGTCCGCGAGGCGATCGTGCTGCTGGCCCGCACCGAGGGGATCTTCACCGAGACCGCCGGCGGCACCACGGTCGGCGTCCTGAAGAAGCTCGTCGAGACCGGCCAGCTCGACACGTCGCTGGAGACCGTGGTCATCAACACCGGCCACGGCCTGAAGACCCTCGACGCCGTCAGCGGCTCGGTCGGCCCGGTGGCCACCATCGACCCGTCGTACGCCGCGTTCGTCGCCACCGGCCTGGCCTGA
- the otsB gene encoding trehalose-phosphatase, with amino-acid sequence MEFTSPAGEQKYAEFVRAAPRAVVACDFDGTLSPIVDDPEQAHIHPDAAEVLVDLAGQVAAIAVITGRPARQALDLGGLEEVGNAIGDAGKELYLFGQYGNERWRSTSRRIVAPRPPHGLATFLADLPRALRSADAADAYVEDKGLAHAVHTRRLPDPEDVFRRLLQPLRDLAARHGLALEPGRHVIEVRAPGMDKGQAVATLAAEVDAGAFLFAGDDLGDLDAFEAVEALAKQGLPTLLVCSASDEESALIERADIVVHGPEGVLELLRKLADDARAAAS; translated from the coding sequence ATGGAGTTCACCTCCCCCGCCGGGGAGCAGAAGTACGCCGAGTTCGTGCGGGCCGCGCCTCGCGCGGTCGTCGCCTGCGACTTCGACGGCACTCTCTCCCCGATCGTGGACGACCCCGAGCAGGCACACATCCACCCCGACGCCGCCGAGGTGCTCGTGGACCTGGCCGGCCAGGTGGCCGCGATCGCGGTGATCACCGGCCGCCCCGCACGCCAGGCCCTGGACCTGGGCGGGCTGGAGGAGGTCGGCAACGCGATCGGCGACGCCGGCAAGGAGCTGTACCTCTTCGGGCAGTACGGCAACGAGCGGTGGCGCTCGACGAGCCGCCGGATCGTCGCCCCCCGGCCCCCGCACGGCCTCGCCACGTTCCTGGCCGACCTGCCCCGGGCGCTGCGCTCGGCGGACGCGGCCGACGCCTACGTCGAGGACAAGGGGCTCGCCCACGCCGTGCACACGCGCCGGCTGCCCGACCCCGAGGACGTCTTCCGCCGGCTGCTCCAGCCACTGCGCGATCTCGCCGCCCGGCACGGGCTGGCGCTCGAGCCGGGCCGGCACGTGATCGAGGTGCGCGCCCCGGGCATGGACAAGGGCCAGGCGGTCGCGACGCTCGCCGCGGAGGTCGACGCGGGCGCGTTCCTGTTCGCCGGCGACGACCTCGGCGACCTCGACGCTTTCGAGGCCGTCGAGGCGCTGGCCAAGCAGGGCCTGCCGACGCTGCTGGTCTGCTCGGCCTCGGACGAGGAGAGCGCGCTGATCGAGCGCGCCGACATCGTCGTGCACGGGCCCGAGGGCGTGCTCGAGCTGCTGCGCAAGCTCGCCGACGACGCCCGCGCCGCCGCGTCCTGA
- a CDS encoding LytR C-terminal domain-containing protein has protein sequence MAGNRTNRRGTVFPSPVVMLSIIAVAMAAITFVATRGGEPTERDVTPVAQPSTAPPSPTATAAPQAPKPKPKPKPQVRRAKVYVEVYNNSNIRGLAGRVAGRAADVGWQVVGSDNWYGTVPTTTVYHPPRLTAAAKMLARDLGIQRVHPAEGAMKLDRLTIVLTGELG, from the coding sequence GTGGCGGGCAACCGGACCAACCGACGCGGCACGGTCTTCCCGTCGCCCGTGGTGATGCTGAGCATCATCGCGGTCGCGATGGCCGCCATCACGTTCGTCGCCACCCGGGGCGGTGAGCCGACCGAGCGCGATGTCACGCCGGTCGCGCAGCCGTCGACCGCGCCGCCGAGCCCCACCGCCACGGCGGCTCCCCAGGCCCCGAAGCCGAAGCCGAAGCCCAAGCCCCAGGTGCGCCGCGCCAAGGTCTACGTCGAGGTCTACAACAACTCCAACATCCGCGGCCTCGCCGGCCGGGTGGCCGGCCGCGCCGCCGACGTCGGCTGGCAGGTCGTCGGCTCCGACAACTGGTACGGCACGGTCCCGACCACCACCGTCTACCACCCGCCGCGGCTCACCGCCGCCGCCAAGATGCTCGCCCGCGACCTCGGCATCCAGCGGGTGCACCCGGCCGAGGGCGCCATGAAGCTCGACCGGCTCACGATCGTGCTCACCGGCGAGCTCGGCTGA
- a CDS encoding DUF3263 domain-containing protein, with amino-acid sequence MDTAKPLHDAEEPVASGLSERDSDILEFERQWWKYAGAKETAVREKFDMSSTRYYQVLNALIDRPEALEADPLLVRRLRRLRAARQRQRSARRLGFEV; translated from the coding sequence ATGGACACCGCGAAACCCCTCCACGACGCCGAGGAGCCCGTCGCCTCGGGCCTCAGCGAGCGCGACAGCGACATCCTGGAGTTCGAGCGCCAGTGGTGGAAGTACGCCGGCGCCAAGGAGACAGCGGTCCGCGAGAAGTTCGACATGAGCTCGACCCGGTACTACCAGGTCCTCAACGCGCTCATCGACCGGCCCGAGGCCCTCGAGGCCGACCCGCTGCTGGTCCGCCGACTGCGCCGCCTGCGGGCCGCGCGGCAGCGCCAGCGCTCCGCTCGCCGGCTCGGCTTCGAGGTCTGA
- a CDS encoding Gfo/Idh/MocA family protein, which produces MTDPVRWGVLATGKIAHTFVADLALVPGAELVAVGSRSLESARAFVAEHPDATSTTTGTGTATAYASYEELVADPAVEVVYVATPHALHLENARMAFEAGKHVLCEKPLTLSAAAAEEMVALARRHDRFLMEAMWTACHPVVRQLAEDLHAGRFGTPRQLQAELGFRVDAPPEDRLMNPDLGGGALLDMGIYPLTFAHLMLGEAESLRAIATLAPSGIDLDVVIAGAYPGGALATMNASMSSWSSRAAAIATDEGRIVISDQFHHPDRAVFLPYGSGTNDTAAPGAEVVVTGREPVLGRGYGNEIAEVDRCVRAGLRESPLVPHEQTLTILRQLDDLRRQVGVVYAGDPA; this is translated from the coding sequence ATGACCGATCCCGTCCGCTGGGGTGTCCTGGCCACCGGCAAGATCGCCCACACCTTCGTCGCGGACCTGGCGCTGGTGCCGGGCGCCGAGCTGGTCGCGGTCGGCTCGCGCAGCCTGGAGTCCGCACGCGCGTTCGTCGCCGAGCACCCCGACGCCACCTCCACCACCACTGGCACGGGCACGGCCACGGCGTACGCCTCCTACGAGGAGCTGGTGGCCGATCCCGCGGTCGAGGTCGTGTACGTCGCGACGCCGCACGCCCTGCACCTGGAGAACGCCCGGATGGCGTTCGAGGCCGGCAAGCACGTGCTGTGCGAGAAGCCGCTGACGCTCTCGGCCGCGGCCGCCGAGGAGATGGTCGCGCTGGCGCGGCGCCACGACCGGTTCCTGATGGAGGCGATGTGGACCGCCTGCCACCCGGTCGTCCGCCAGCTCGCCGAGGACCTGCACGCCGGGCGCTTCGGCACCCCGCGCCAGCTGCAGGCCGAGCTGGGCTTCCGGGTGGACGCGCCCCCGGAGGACCGGCTGATGAACCCCGACCTCGGCGGCGGTGCCCTGCTGGACATGGGGATCTATCCGCTGACCTTCGCCCACCTGATGCTCGGCGAGGCCGAGTCGCTGCGCGCGATCGCCACGCTGGCGCCGTCCGGGATCGACCTGGACGTGGTGATCGCCGGCGCCTACCCGGGTGGGGCGCTGGCGACGATGAACGCCTCGATGTCGTCGTGGTCCTCACGGGCGGCCGCCATCGCCACCGACGAGGGCCGGATCGTGATCTCCGACCAGTTCCACCACCCCGACCGGGCGGTGTTCCTGCCGTACGGCTCCGGCACCAACGACACCGCGGCGCCCGGAGCGGAGGTCGTCGTCACCGGCCGCGAGCCGGTGCTGGGACGCGGCTACGGCAACGAGATCGCCGAGGTCGACCGCTGCGTGCGGGCCGGGCTGCGGGAGAGCCCGCTGGTCCCCCACGAGCAGACGCTGACGATCCTGCGCCAGCTCGACGACCTGCGGCGCCAGGTCGGGGTCGTGTACGCCGGAGACCCCGCCTGA
- a CDS encoding response regulator — MRIVVADDSFLLREGLQLLLAEAGHDVVASVADGPAFVAAMREHRPDVGIVDVRMPPSHTDEGLRAAVDVRREWPAARLMVLSQYVEVSYAEELLAAGEGGVGYLLKDRVSDLDDFLAGLSAVAQGGTALDPLVVRQLMARRPDPLAGLTPREREVLALMAEGRSNTAIAAAMVVTPGAVEKHTQRIFAKLGLLAGDDAAHRRVLAVVRYLRAAGG; from the coding sequence ATGAGGATCGTGGTCGCCGACGACTCCTTCCTGCTGCGCGAGGGCCTGCAGCTGCTGCTCGCCGAGGCCGGCCACGACGTGGTCGCCTCGGTGGCCGACGGGCCGGCCTTCGTGGCGGCGATGCGCGAGCACCGGCCCGACGTCGGGATCGTCGACGTGCGGATGCCGCCCAGCCACACCGACGAGGGCCTGCGGGCCGCGGTCGACGTACGCCGGGAGTGGCCGGCGGCGCGGCTGATGGTGCTCTCGCAGTACGTCGAGGTCTCCTACGCCGAGGAGCTGCTGGCCGCCGGCGAGGGCGGGGTCGGCTACCTGCTCAAGGACCGCGTCAGCGACCTCGACGACTTCCTCGCCGGTCTGAGCGCCGTCGCCCAGGGCGGCACGGCGCTCGACCCGTTGGTGGTGCGCCAGCTGATGGCGCGCCGTCCCGACCCGCTCGCCGGGCTCACCCCGCGCGAGCGGGAGGTGCTCGCGCTGATGGCCGAGGGCCGCTCCAACACCGCGATCGCCGCCGCGATGGTGGTCACCCCCGGCGCGGTCGAGAAGCACACCCAGCGGATCTTCGCCAAGCTCGGGCTGCTCGCCGGCGACGATGCAGCCCACCGGCGGGTGCTGGCCGTGGTGCGGTACCTGCGGGCGGCGGGCGGGTGA